The Arachis ipaensis cultivar K30076 chromosome B07, Araip1.1, whole genome shotgun sequence genome includes a window with the following:
- the LOC107609952 gene encoding protein DETOXIFICATION 41-like has product MISETQRTMGSVEYQPLLDSNTKVSALSADAIEDFLEYKPIEARWWLKLVAWESRLLWLLSGSSIIVSVFNYMLSFVTLMFTGHLGSVELAGASIASVGIQGLAYGIMLGMASAVQTVCGQAYGAAKHAAMGVILQRAIILHLGAAVLLTFLYWFSGPFLKAIGQSDSIAEQAQIFARGLIVQLYAFAVTCPMQRFLQAQNIVNPLAYMSVGVFLLHVLLSWLVVFVLDYGLLGAALTLSFSWCILAFLNALYIFLSPRCNQTWTGFSLKAFKGIWPYFKITLASAIMLCLEIWYNQGIGLISGLLPNPTISLDTISICMYYLNCDMQFMLGLSAAASVRVSNELGAAHPRVAKFSVFVVNGTSVAISIVFCAIVLIFRVGLSKLFTTDSEVIEGVSSMTPLLVISVFLNGIQPILSGVAIGSGWQDIVAYVNLFCYYVIGLTVGCILGFKTSLGVAGIWWGMILGVFIQTVTLIILTARTNWDAEVEKTVARIKRSAEDETLDQLVTDA; this is encoded by the exons ATGATTAGTGAGACACAGAGAACCATGGGGTCTGTGGAGTACCAACCATTGCTAGACTCAAACACAAAGGTTTCAGCTTTGTCAGCTGATGCCATTGAGGATTTCTTGGAATACAAGCCAATCGAGGCGCGATGGTGGCTGAAGCTTGTTGCTTGGGAGTCAAGGCTCCTCTGGCTCCTCTCTGGTTCTTCCATTATTGTGTCCGTTTTCAATTACATGCTAAGCTTTGTAACATTGATGTTCACTGGCCATTTGGGGTCTGTAGAGCTTGCTGGAGCTTCCATAGCTAGTGTTGGAATTCAAGGTCTTGCTTATGGAATTATG TTGGGGATGGCGAGTGCAGTGCAAACAGTGTGTGGCCAGGCCTATGGAGCTGCGAAACATGCGGCAATGGGAGTCATATTGCAAAGAGCAATCATCCTACACTTAGGTGCAGCTGTGCTACTCACATTCCTCTATTGGTTCTCAGGGCCTTTTCTAAAAGCCATAGGTCAATCAGACAGCATAGCCGAGCAGGCGCAGATTTTCGCCCGAGGACTAATCGTTCAGCTCTACGCATTCGCGGTAACCTGTCCAATGCAGAGGTTCCTGCAAGCACAGAACATAGTGAATCCTTTGGCATACATGTCAGTTGGTGTGTTCCTTCTGCATGTTCTTCTGAGTTGGCTAGTTGTCTTTGTTTTGGACTATGGACTTCTTGGTGCAGCACTCACTCTCAGCTTTTCTTGGTGCATTCTTGCTTTCTTGAATGCTCTCTACATTTTTCTTAGCCCAAGGTGCAACCAAACTTGGACTGGTTTTTCTTTAAAAGCCTTCAAAGGAATTTGGCCTTATTTCAAGATCACACTTGCTTCTGCTATCATGTTATG TTTGGAGATATGGTACAATCAAGGAATAGGACTTATATCAGGTCTGCTCCCAAATCCAACAATCTCACTTGACACAATTTCAATTTG TATGTACTACTTGAACTGTGACATGCAATTTATGTTAGGACTTAGTGCAGCAGCAAG TGTGAGAGTTAGCAATGAATTAGGAGCAGCACATCCAAGAGTAGCAAAATTTTCAGTGTTTGTAGTGAATGGAACAAGCGTCGCAATCAGTATAGTATTTTGTGCCATTGTCTTGATCTTCAGGGTTGGTTTGAGCAAGCTTTTCACCACTGACTCTGAAGTCATTGAAGGTGTTTCTAGCATGACTCCATTGTTAGTCATATCTGTTTTCCTTAATGGCATTCAACCTATACTCTCAG GAGTTGCAATTGGAAGTGGATGGCAAGATATAGTTGCTTATGTAAACTTGTTTTGTTACTATGTCATTGGTCTTACTGTTGGATGTATCCTTGGCTTCAAAACATCTTTAGGAGTAGCT GGTATCTGGTGGGGAATGATCCTTGGAGTTTTTATACAAACAGTAACTCTTATAATTCTGACTGCCAGAACAAATTGGGATGCTGAG GTTGAGAAAACTGTCGCTCGAATCAAGAGATCTGCAGAAGATGAAACCTTGGATCAATTGGTTACTGATGCTTAG